From Leishmania braziliensis MHOM/BR/75/M2904 complete genome, chromosome 35:
GAAATGCacgacacacacccgcacacacgcgcgcagcatCTACAAGAAACGAAgtgagaaaaagaaaaaaaaaacagaaacgCATAGATCAGcaacgagagaagagacaaAGTACTGGGATACGCAGAAGTGGGGGGCAGGAGCGGGATACAAGCTCTCACCCTTTCTCCTGTCTTTCCCCTCCATTGGTCAAGCATACACAATTGCGCCGCTAGAATTCTGCACATGCATGATGGTACCACGGCAATACTACTACAGCGCGCTTGGTGGGACAACTCTAGTGCCTACATCTCCTTTCTTGAGAGCGGCTCTGGCGTTCCTGCTACACTGTGTCTGTTGGTGCGGTGCGTTGCGTGGGCGTGCTTTGATGTTCAGTAGAAATCGCACAGGGACGCGATAAACCCGAGCGCACCGCGGATAGTATCATTCAGCTCGAGACACTTCGGCGCGATGAGCTGCAGTGTCTTGTGCAGCGGCATCAATGGGCCGCTCAcatcctccagcagctgaggGCCACCCTTCGGGAAGCACGTCAGCGAGAAGACCAAGAAGCAGCCTAGCTTCACCGTGGTGATCATCTGGCGCTTATGCTCCTCCGGCGTGTTCTTCTTCTGGGTCATCACGTACGCCTGGCGCATcaagccgagcagcagcgtgtaAAACCAGCAGGTCACGGCACAGCCACCAAGGCGGCCCAAACGGCTCGGGTACACGTTGTGGCTCGACAACACTGCCGTGTTCTCAAAAAAGCAGAAGCACACGTGAAAGAAGTGGCTCAGCTGGTCCAAGCGGTCGAGGAGTATGTCACCCTTAGGCTTGGAGAGCGCCTCCAGCGTTGGCTTCGACAGAGCGttgaagagaagagcgagacgcGTGATGGCACGGTAGCCGTCCGCCATGGTCGAGAGGCTCTTCAGAGATTTGCTCAGAGAGGTGCAACCGGCGTCGTTGGCGGGGCCAGCGAGGGTCATGGGGAGGAACTGCACGATGGCCATCACCTTATCACGGTCGCCCGTGTTAGCAAGATACTGAAAGACGGAAGCGGACATGACGATGACGGGGGGTGTGTGGGGATCAAGTTGATTTTTGCTGAGTGTGGTAGAGGGTAACGACACGccaagaagaggaaaacgacGAGCTCGGTCAACCACAAAGAGACAAAgatgcaaaaaaaaagtaaaATGCACacgagagaaaggagagaaaagagagtggCTACGGTAGCGGGATGGAGATTCCTCTTTTAGTTTCCTTTGCTTCTTGGCGTATAAAGCGGGGAGACGAAAAAGAACAGCAGATAAAAGCCGacaggaaaaaagggggcgagaggagagagggaggtggaggaggaggagggcagcacAGACACAAGCGGGGGTAGGGAGGCAACAAGGacacgcagcggcaagaggagagagaggcgaggaaaGGGTGGATCTTGTGAGGCATCAGATCAGATAAAGCCGGTGGCCAAGGAAGCAAATTTACTCTGCAAGAGAGAGTATTTTCCGCACCAATGCTTGTCAGCTGCTCCCGAAAGTAGCGATCAAGTAGGGTcatttcctcttcctcacaaGCCCCACCCAAaggggtagagagagagagcaatgTGCACTGAAGGTGCATAGTTTTTCGTGGGGGTGCAGCGTCCTTTGGAATACCtgtgaggggggagaaaaaacGGGGAGATCGTCTGCAACAATATGTGCGAAcgagccaaaaaaaaaaagaagcgcgTGTATCGCGCACAATACACCCTCGAGACCAACAGCAGATCCACGACACACGGCCCTCCACAGCCACTGCGAGGAAGTACTAATGGCGCACACGAGTGCCCACCCCTTCCCTCGATCAGAGGTACTTGCCGCGCATATTGGAAGGGCCGGCATCGCGCTGATGACGAGTATGCCAGGGGCGCCAGTACGGGTCATACAAGTCGTGTGTCCGCTGGGCTGCATAGGGCCGATAAATTACGTAGCCCATGTACAAACCTGCGGCCGCCCCGAAGCCGGTAGAGAGTGACAGTAGTGCACGCACCCCCCACGGAGTGAGCTGTTTGTAGTTGAAGCAAACGTATGCCGTTCCGCCGAGAAAGCCTGAGCAGAGGCTTGCGTTCAGGATGTGCCACCACGTGCGATGCGGCGAGGAAATATCACATGTCCAGAGCATCGTAAACAAGCTCGTCAAGGCGTCGCCAACCGGCATGCCGATGGTGCCCATCAGGGCTACCACCCCGCTTTTGGCCACTGACGTCGTAATCTCGTGGAATGCGATGCCACCAAGCGTGACGCCGTTCAACTTTGCGTATGTCTTGTCCATGGTGCGGTACAGGTAGGCAGTCCGGCCGGCACCAAAGCAAAACCCCGCTGtcgtgcacacacgcaagtaGTAGACGAGACAAACCGACGGCTGATCAATCATCAAGTCCAGCCAGTGAATCTTCAGCTTCTCTCGCATCTCCTTCTGCTCCATCCTCCACTGCTGGTAGCGTCGATCATTGGCGTAGTCATACCGCTGTAGAAACGACCTCTGCGCCTCACGAGCCTTCATGTGCACGTCAGCCTGGCGGAACTCATTTTCAAACCGATTCACAAGCGTGTCGATGGACTCAACGTCCATCGTTGAAGCTCGGCCGTCACCATGGCGTCGTATCTTCTGCTCATCACGCATTCGATCAAACTGTGAGTACGGGACGCCACTGTCACCGTAGCCTCGGTCCTTGCCGGTGGCCGCGTTCTCGAACGACTCCGTATCCATAAGACTGCGAGAATGCGGCACCTTCGCATCACTACCGCCAACGTCGCTCGAGTGGGATGGCGAGGCGACGCTAGCGGAGGTAAACGgctggctgctgcgctgaAACGGCCACCATGATAGCATTGCGTCCCCCGAAAACCCGTGAAGAACGACAGCGAAGAAATATGAGAATCTCCTACTGGCGGCAAGTCGTGTAACGCTATAAGCGCGTTGGTGATGAGGTGAAAGTCAATAGTAGGTGAAGTGGCTTAGCGTTTGGAAGAGAAAAGGTGAAAGCCCCAAGAATGCCTGCCAGAGGCGTTGAGAGTGgcaaagggggtgggggtgaaGCGGGGGTGCTGTGGAAAAGAGATGCCGCTTCAGAGGCGTTGCCTTCTTAGTTTGTGCTCGAAGCTTTTCTGTCTTCAGGGAGAAACTATCGTACAGAGAAAATCACCATGTGCTGCGCCTGAGACGTTCGTTGGTCAATGCAGACGCCAAAGAGAAGACGCATCGAACAAAAATTTGAGGGGAGAACGATAAAGGGAGAAACATGAGGAGCCCGAAAATAAAATCGAATTAGGAAAGacgtgggaggaggaaggggcggAGTAGCAGTTGAGTGAGGAAGTGAGGAATGCACACAAAGTTGAGCGACCGTCCATTTTGTCCAGTATCGtagctcccccccccgccactTTCCTCCAGCATAGCccgaggaagagaaacacagagcctgagagcctaccgaggaggaaaggagagggcaaGTCTGCCTTGTGCCCACATCCAGCTTCGTATGTACCCCCACGAGTAATGGAGACTTTTCGGTGGCCACATGCAAACAGGGTTGCATgagcgtttttttttctgctttccATCATAGAGACACGTGAAAGGGTGAAGCGCTAGTCTCGTCTCTCTTTAATTTGCAGAAGCCGTGTTCACACCCTTGAGTGCATTTTCTGCTGGCGTTGTTTGGGAGAGATGTATTCTGGGCAATTTGTGCGATTCCTTTTCCATTCGCTGCGGTtctgagagagaaggcggggTATATGGGGCCATTGCCCCCGCTACCCTGGCCCTCTCCCTTACCACTGACTCGGCCACTGCGTGCTCCTCTGTCGGCCCCAGAGAACAGGGGGATGGACACATGCAGCGACTTACCTCCCCCGGCGGCAAAAACGATGTCGATCCCGCTCGCACTCCGCACATCGACACAATGAGCCAACAGTACGACATCCAACACAACTGCGCGTACGCACAAGACGcacaagagaaggaaaggggcgGAGAAACAACGAGCGTACAGAGTCTAACACATATACATAGAGTGAAGGGAGCCTGAGAAAGAggacagagaagaggaggaggaggaggggataAAAATGGCAAAGAcggaagaaaaacaaaaggaaaGACCGTACAGGATGACGAGAAGACAACACTTCTGTTGATCAAAGACGCGCATGCAccaacacacgcatacacacacacacagagagacacggaAACAAGAAGACTCATAAATACCtgcacgcccacacgcacactacgggaaaggggagaagtaaaacgaagaaaacaaaaaaaaaaacagacaATGACGCACAGCAGGGAGGGCTGTGGCTATACAGATGGCACAACGACGAGGCACAGAAGAGCGTGTTCCCATCACCAGAACAcgcagagaaacaaaaaggcaAAACGCGAAGCAAGCGCTAACCGAGAacaaggaaggagagaagaaacatCGAAagcggaaagggaggagaaaaaaaaacaggcAAGCAAACGATGCTCGTCAACGGGTGTGCGCACATGCAAAGAAACACAcaggtggagggaggagtaCAACGCATCGACTACACCAATGGTAGTAAGGGCGGGAAGAAAACCAAAATGCGCGCAGCATTCATGCCCAATCCAGAGACCTGTGAGGCAGTGCTCCAGTCCTAATCAGAAATAAGGAAATAAGTGGAACGCAGAGCACAGCGAAGAAGACAAGCAGAAGAGGGACGCCTGCACAGATAGGAAGAACGGCACTTCTACTCAATTTgtgcttgttttttttcccttgttCTTCTTCGATTCCTCTCTTTACCTCCGCGTGTCACCTCATTTGCTGAGATTTGATGCGGTCTTGCGAATGTATGTCGGTGGGGCTGTCTTGGAGAGAGTGGCGCGCATCTCACTGTTCGATGCACGTAGATCCTCGATTTGGCGAGTCAGATTATTCTCCTCGGCGTCGAAGTTGCGCTTTGCGGCTCGTACGGCGGTCTCGCCTGACATCTGCATGCTGTCGTCCAAAAGGACAAATTCATTGTGCTTGCCAATGTACAGTGCCATCTTCGTCTCCATCGATTGCACAAcactctccttctccagcacgagCATGTTCTTGCGTGCTACGTTGGTGCGCATCATCTCGTTGTTCTTGTAGAGGAGGCGAAAGGTGTCCACTGGAATGCATTCATTGTGAGGCAGTACCGCTGCCACGTCCTCCGGCTCCTCACGAGAGGCGGACGGCACCAACGCCGACTTGGCAACGTTGCGTTCAAATTCGCGCGCCAGTCGCATCTCATTCAGCGACCTTGTCACTGTATTcaagcgccgctgcagctgctgctcacgtGCAATTTGCGCCTTGATGACGTTTTCCTGACGGCGGCAGGCCATCTTCATGTCTTGTACGGCGTCGGAGAGGAACTCGCGATCGCTCTCCATACACGCCACACTCCTGTCGACTAGGGTTGATTCGCTTTCTGTCCTCACAaccagctgcagcttctgGTTGTCCGTCGCCATGCGTTGCGCCTTTGCCTGCATCTCGCTGCACTCTTTCTCGCGTACCCGGCAGTcgttgcgcagctgcatgtACTCCGTGCGACGCTCCTCGTTCTCCAGTATCTTCGCGCTCAGCGCGagcaccaccttctccagcTTCGCAATAGTCGCTTTGCTGCTCTTGATTTCAGAGCGCAAAGACGCCTCCACAAGTGCCATGTCGTGGATATCCGCCCGCTCGCGCTCAATCTGGGAGAACTGCACATCACGCTTGCCGTCGTACCAGCCCGTTATGGTCATTACCGTGTCCAGCTCTTTCTTCGAGCTTGCAAGCTTGTTTGCccggtcgcgcagcagcttctcctgCATGGCATTCTCGCGCGCCAGAAGCTGGTTGCGGCGACGCACAATCTTGAGCTGGTTCTCCATGCGCACGATGTTGTCCATGGCGTCCTCGGCAGCGATATCCTGTGGCGCAACTGCTGCCTTGTTGTATTGCTGAATCTGGTGGCTCACATCATCGTTTCGGTTCTGTTGCTCAACCGTCTCCAGTTCGGTGCCGAGAGAGTCCAGCCGAGCCGCGTACTGTTCAATCGCCTGCGTCATGCGCTGCAACTCCCGCTGCGCCACAGGATCCATCGTGGCAATCTCCATCTTCACCTCCTtgtgaggggaggaggagggggaaggggccTGAAGAGAAACCACGGCGTGCGCTTTGTGCTAGTCGATGCTCTTACTCGTGTCTCGGGGATCAATACTCAAAACGCACAAGGGCAGAACCCGCTTGGAGATGCGAGCAGCAGACAAAGAGGACGACAAGGGCAGCCGTCACGCTTATTAGCTTGTATTTCGCTTTTCTATCGAGTTTAAATTCGCGTTTGAcggaagaaagaaagaatgACAGAGAAAGCGATCGTTAAAAGGCTTCGCAAAGGGTAAACAGTGATGCGGTGGTGGTAAATCTGGGATGGAGGAGTGGCgggggtgagagggagagcaatAGACAagcaaagggggagagggagacgagtGAAAAGACAAGGCGATGCCCGAGaatggagagaaaaggaggatCGTCTCTACTGCAGCGAGGGCGTCGTCGCTGAGTTGTGCGCGGGCGAGCGTGTCTATCATAGGTGAGAGGGCTAGCTTTCGTTTCGCTCCTTCAACGAAAACCCAAGTAGGCACTCGGGTGTGCACGTGCAGACGAATGGTACACTGGGCTCAGCGCTGAACGGAGAGAAACGTGCTTTAGTCGAGTACGTTAGTAGTCGTTCGCTTAGCCCTAAGAAGGGCTGAGACAGAGGCTTTACCACTGTTTGGGTGCCTGGGGGCTCAATAGGCAAGCGATCGTCGTGGCTGGTTGTAATCATCGACAAGCTGCGTGTTTGGCGCTGCACGGCACGGAAGGAGTCGAGATTGAGTGGTGGAGGATGGGAGGAGTGCCACAGAAATGACAGAAATGTAAGGGGGGGTGATGAAAAAGCACACGTAGGAGAGACACATGCTGACctttggggaggggggaacagGGCGGTGTGCAGTTGAGTCGGAGAACGCCAACGCGACGAAAGCTTCGGCATTTCGACTACTTCCACAATAGCTCCTAGCTGCACAGGGTGTGTGGAGGCGggcaggaaagaaaaagtgaTGGATTGAAGAGGTCCTTTGCGCTAAGTAGACGGCTCCTCGGACTTCAGCTCACTGCTACTTGaatccccctcccttcattcttttctctgtgttgctTCTTTGTGATGATCGAttctccttcagcagcagaaaaatgatacagctgcagcacgtaCAATGCCGTGAGACGCACCGCGGGGTCACAacttccccccctcccgtccTCACACAAGAAGCGGCATGGCAGGGAAGGAACGATCCTTGCTGAGGTTCTTTGCCCAGGGCAGTGCTGGACCAAAGGTGCGCCGACGCCATACATCGAAGCAACGCCGGCTCAGTCGctcccgccgcagctgcatcaGAACGTCCCACGCGAGGTGAGCTCGACGCCGCTCCGCAGCACGaaagcgccaccgccgaaAGCAGCCGAGTACAAGCGCTGTTTCACTGATCGTATCCGCCACATAGAGGTGTATGCGCATCTGTACGCGTGTCTGCGCATGGTGGTGCCACTGTTGCAGCAAACTGCGCTTTCGCGTGCACTGCAGAGCCCTGGCTgctcgccgcagcaccgcccgATCCCGCCAACGCTCGAAGCAGccttgcagcagctgcactcGATGCCTCAGACGCGCTGTGAGACGGCTTCGCCAGCGTCGGAGTGCGCGGCAAGAGAGCTGATATATATGCGATTTCGACGCCACTGCAGCCGTCTGGCAATGCTGCGTGGCCACCACCCAGCGAGACAGAATTTGCTGCTTtcgctgccggcgcgcaCGAAGAACAGCGAGGGCCTGCAGCCATCGGCACACGGCGTACGCGTACACGCACTGGAGATGAAAACGATCCGCTCGACGGGCTTGCCCGCGAATGTGCCAGCGATTAAAGCACTTGCGGAGCTGAGCCGCGCGTGCAATGAAACCCGCTGCGCTGGTCTTGTACTTGAAAACTCCTCTCTGCTTAACAGCAACAATGTACACACGAAGCGGGGTTCGCGATTGCCCCTCCATGACGCTGCTGGCTGCATCCACGCTCTGTGCAACGGGTGcagagcgctgccgctgatgctcggggcagctgcggtggtgctgtaGGGCCACACGTCGCGCACACCTGCATACCCGTCGTATGACATTGGCGCGCATCTGCTGGTTATAGTGCCACACAGCCAGATGCGCCACCAGCCGCCATTCCGTCCGTTGCCTCCACGCCAAAAAGAGGCGCCGCAAGAGCAATCGAGGTCCAACCGCGGTCACGACCACAGAGCTCTTGCCGGATACATGTGGTCTTCCCTGCAGAAGCGCTAGCACCTCTGAATTCCCACCATGTCCCTCAAGCAGTGCTTGGACGTGGtcccgccgctgccgagaTGCGGCGAACTGACTAGCAGCCTCATAAAGCGCGCTGCGTTCACGACGCCAGGTGAAGGCTCGGAGCCAGTGCTGGAAACAGCGCTGACGTTGTGCTTGCTGACACGCGTCAAAGGCTCGACGTCGTTGCTGCAATAGCCACCTCCACGAGGACAGGACGATGTGTAGCGCCTTTCGGCTCCGCACATAACGCTGCCAATGCAGGATTATGCTCATCAGAAGAGAGATGCGCCAGCGTCGCTGCattgccgccgcgctgctccATCGCCGCAGCAAGCGTCGTTGGACGTAGTAGCGATAACGCACGTCGGCATCCACGCGGAGAACCCGCCGTTTGCACACCTCGAGGTGTAGTTGACGAAGAAATACAGTTGCGATGGCGCGGTCCTTCGCGACGCGGAGAATGATCAGCGATACAGACGATCGCACAAGCTCTGCCTCGCTGTCAACAGGGTCTGTCATCGGTACGCCCACGCGACTACCTCTGGAGGTCAAGGTGGCTCTGCCGCTCCGAGATGCAACCGCTGCGAAGCTTGCCAAGCTGGAAACCCGTTGCAGCGCTTTACGTCGAGTCGAGATCGGCGAGGATGAGGGAATCCTTGCGACGACTGTAGCTTCAGTTGTTCTGGGGggcaggcggtgctgcatcCACACTCGCTGCTTTTCAAAGAGACCAGCATGGTGTGCTGCGAACAAAGCGCCAGAGAGGTTTCGCGCAAAATGGTCGGGCGTGCCCTGCAACGCTGGTGTTGTGGGGTAGCGATCGGGTGGAAGAAATGGTCTGTCATGCACAAGCGCTGTCAACCCGGAATAGCCCATGGGACTGTGATGCACTTCTGTAGAGACTGAGGCACCTCGCTGTGTGCCTGGAGATACCTTGTGCGCTGATGCAGTGGTGGACCTCCTGCGGAGCTTTGCGTCGCGAGTGCTGGGTTTCTGAGTCAGCACATGCCACACAGCCTTCCGGGTCAGCGCATCCAGCCGGTGCACATCACGCACGGCTTCCTCCACGGACTCCTCTAACAACCGCAGAGAGACATGCTTGTCACCGACGAAAAAGTTGCGTGCCGAATTAGAGGTGAAACTTGGTGGAAAGGTAGTCCCTTCGCAGTGTATGACGCGTTCGATGGACGCACTGCTGTAACTGCTGTTGTTATGAGAAGACTCACTCCGCTCCACATCTTGCGTGAGAACAGTACGTTCTACAGAGTCAGCGACGAGACCGTGGGGCTGTGCATCGTCCCCAGCCCTCGGAGAGGTAAAAGGAGCTGAAAACGGCCATGGAGACGGTCTGAACTGTCGTTGCTCCTCTGACAGAGCCTTTGCAGGTTCCGCATCATCGTCCTCGTAGAAGTTGTGGATGCGCACATGCAGGCGTCTCATTGTGGCGGAACGCCAATGACACCCAGTATATGTACGTGGGTGGGCAGTACTGCttccagccgctgctgctcaccccTCACTACCCATCCAAGCGCTCGTGTGTCACTCGTGCTATGTGTCTGTGAATCTCGTTTCGCGGCGGCCTTGCTCTTTTCGCTCTCGTATTGAGTCATCTATTGACATCGAGATAGCCAGAATCTATAAAGCACGGAGTAAGTGCGTCGAGTTGATAGCTGAGGAGCAGGTGGGGGAGACAAGAGCGACCCAACAAACGCAGCGTCATTGACGTACCGAAAGAAATAGTCCCTGTGTGACGCTACCGGTTCGGAGAACTCGAAATGCGCCTTCGCTTGCTGCCCACGACACAGTACGTCGACACGGTCCTCCTCCCATGGTGGGGGTATGGGATGCGTGATGTGTGCACGCGTTTGTGTTTGTGTTCGAGTTGAAGAGAACCAAAAGTAGAAGAACTGCGgggagagcagaagagggggagaagcagGACGACGACTGCGCGCGCTACAgcacgaggaggcgaagcaaAGAAATGCACGTCACCCACCCGAATTTGACGATAACCGAAAGCGGCATACCACCACAATACCGAGAAGAAACGAAACAGCGAGTGTACCCGCTGAATGATGCAACGAAAGAAAGATGCGTATGTACGCACAGTACAGGACTATTGCTGCTAGAATCGTCCCTCCCTTCGAAAGGATTTCCTCTTTCGTAGTCGCTCCATGGCTtcacgaagagagaggcgaaaaaaaaaaaacaccacaGCCACTCACCCGGAACCATGTAGAGGGGAAAGGGCATGGGACTGATCACATGCCGCTCGCTAGAAAAGAAGCAGTGTAACAAGCCACGGAGAAGAAATGATGACAAGATTATATGGAAATACATAACTCGCCTGGACAGTCATTTGACGGCACACAAGCGCAACGCACTTCACAACTACTCATCACTACTACCACGGATGCATAACGTAGAGTGCCTCTCACTCGTTGAgccctcgccctctccaTTTACTCGCCCTCGAGCGTTTCATTCGACGTAAAGCGGCGGAAAGACAACAGGGGATGCAAAATGGACCTCTTGCGGCATTGTGCGCCACCCGCGAATCCACGATGGTGCCATAAGATGCGGGCGCGCGTTCTCTGCTACCACGTTGATGCGGTAAACGACCTCGCTCTGGGGCGTCATGTTGCTCCCGAACGCCATCATCAAGTGGGGATCGACCACCATGACGGTTCCCGGGCCAATTATGGGGGTCGTCGCGGTACCGCCTGACGTGGCCGCTCCTGCGAGGAGCGATTGGCCTACCACCGATGAATCAAATCGAAAGCGGCGCAGTTGATCGCGTATGTCAGCCTCCATGGGGGCAAAGGGGCGCCACAATCGCTCGGGACGCACTGAGTGAAGGTACTGGCGGCGTACCACGCGTTGGGAGTGGCGCATTACAAAGGGCGGGAGACACAGAGGAGTGGGGGTGTAAGTGAAGAGCACCATCGAGACCGCTGtcgcctcaccgccaccctTACTGACGCGTGCGTTCGTGCGGGTGCCAATCGTAGGAGCAAGGCAGTGGTAGCCAACAGGGTTGCCGTACGCCTCGCGCAACAGGGGTACATCACCAAATATGACGGGACGTGCCACACCACCCACAAGCTCTGCCAGCTGCGAGAGCGGCTTCACAAACTCCTCCGTGTCACGAATTACCGCCTCTAGCTGTGGGCTTGTCATCCATGCATTAGCGCGGTACTGGTCGATCGCCATGAGCATCTGCGGGTCTGTCTTGACTGTGCTCGTACAGCCTCTGCCTGACAtcttctgcgcctccgcGGAGACCATTTCGCTCAGCTTCCACATCTCCTCCCTGCTGAGCTCCGAGACATCGCGGCCATTAAGAAAGGCCTTCGCcgcacgccgcagccgccgcttATGCCGCCTCATGTCACGGTAGTAGCGTAGGATATACTGCCGCTTCTGCAGGTGCGGCATCAGACCGTCGTAAAAGGGGTCTGTGTACTTGGGCTTAGACTTCAAGAGGGAGTGGATGTTGGGCAGGTGCGCgaaggagcggcggcgcgccgtgGTGGACGTCAAGGCCCCAGATCGGATGCGCTCCACCACGGAGTTGGAAAGCACATTTGGAACAATGGCGTAGCCGTGCTCCAAGAagtgctgccgcgcagctAACGGCAACACCATGTGAAGGTGAAGTACTCCgccggggagggggggggagtggaaagggggaggaacgGGGAACACCCACCGCACCAGCGTGTTGGGTCTACCCTCGAGAGCAAGacaaggcagagaaagagaagtcGTTAAAGGATGAGAAACAGGTAGAACAGACGCAGTGCtgaaaggaggaaggcggcTATTGCTCTgagaggtggagaaagaCGTGGTGTCCGCCCACTGAGTAACCATGACCACCACGTGCATGCTTGTGCAGGTACACTTGAACTCATTTGCACCCTTTTTTTGCGAGTAAAAACAGCGCTCAGACCTCTTTTCTCCAACTCTGGAAAAGGctcagcggtggcgatgtCTCAtgggagaaaggagggaaaaacGAGCTGCCACGCAGGCACGTGTGCATGTGGAATTGAGTGCAGCTTACTTGGGTGGAAGGGCGTACTGTCTCGCATCGTTGAGTACAATCAATCCCCGACCCACGAacgaccgcagcagctccaccacaTTGTCGATTGACCCTTCAAACTTGCCCAACAACTTGAGACTACTGTGGATCGCTGTGATCGACTGAGCTCCACGCGTCTTGAGCAGCGACGTCACCATCCGCTCCATCAGCTTCACGCGCTCGGGGGACAGCCCTGTCGACTTCCCGGCTTCCTCGTCAGTTCCTCTGTCCTCTATGAAGACAAAGTCGGCAGAAGTGGCCACGCTGAGCTGCATGGAGACCAGGTCCGTCGCTGGCAGAAACACCAGCACCGCTGGGGAAAGTCGCTGCGCATGCGCGCggagctcctccagctgtACCTCCATTACGCTCGCCACATCCTTTAGAGACACAGGGGTGCAGACTCCACCACGGTCTGTCATATCTTTCACGTGCAAGACGATCGAAGCATCAAACAGAGAGAGCACCTGCGGTACCGCCGTAAGTGCGTTCCCCTTGGAAGGGTCCTTCTGCGTTAGTTCCAACTCCACTCGGCCGAGTGAGATTAACCAGGTTAGTCGCTGGTTGTCCTTGAGCCGCTTGTACGCTTCTGCAAGGGCATCCATCTGTGCCTGCAGCGACGGATGGGGAGAATACTtgagtggcgcagcagcaggaccTGAATCACCGCCGTTTGTGGAGCTGCAACGAGCAAGTGGTGGCCAGGTTGTCATCGAAAGAACCGAGAC
This genomic window contains:
- a CDS encoding glycosomal membrane protein → MSASVFQYLANTGDRDKVMAIVQFLPMTLAGPANDAGCTSLSKSLKSLSTMADGYRAITRLALLFNALSKPTLEALSKPKGDILLDRLDQLSHFFHVCFCFFENTAVLSSHNVYPSRLGRLGGCAVTCWFYTLLLGLMRQAYVMTQKKNTPEEHKRQMITTVKLGCFLVFSLTCFPKGGPQLLEDVSGPLMPLHKTLQLIAPKCLELNDTIRGALGFIASLCDFY